The nucleotide sequence ATTGTAAACAGCAAGCAGGTTGACAATTGAAGAAGTGCACACTACCATCGGTCGCATGAATCATGCTCAAACATTGCTACACATTCTTTCTTCCAATCGGGGTATTCACCTGAGTGGTCAGCAGCTAGCTGCTGAGATGGGTGTAAGCCGAACCGCTGTTTGGAAGGCCATGGAAACCTTACGTAACCAAGGTCATGTCATCGAGGGGATTCCCAATCGAGGGTATCGCTTGCTCACTTCCACCTTTTTATATTCCAAGGATCGTCTGCAGACCCTGCTTCCTTCCTGGGATCTTCATCTATTCGATTCAATTGACTCAACCAATCGATATGCAAAAACATTGAGATCCAGAAAAGCCTTGGTTCTTGCCTGTCATCAGAGCGAGGGGAGGGGAAGGCTCTCAAGGAGCTTCTACAGCCCACAGGGAGGTCTCTACCTCAGCCTGCTCTTTCCTGCTGTATTTCCGCTATCTGATGCTTCCCTGATTACCAGTGCAGCTGCGGTGGCCGTCAGTGAGGCCATCGAGGAGATGTGTGG is from uncultured Sphaerochaeta sp. and encodes:
- a CDS encoding biotin--[acetyl-CoA-carboxylase] ligase, with product MNHAQTLLHILSSNRGIHLSGQQLAAEMGVSRTAVWKAMETLRNQGHVIEGIPNRGYRLLTSTFLYSKDRLQTLLPSWDLHLFDSIDSTNRYAKTLRSRKALVLACHQSEGRGRLSRSFYSPQGGLYLSLLFPAVFPLSDASLITSAAAVAVSEAIEEMCGKYCQIKWVNDLFYQNRKVCGILTEGVLGVESGRLTAVVVGIGLNLFTKREAFQESLKTIATSLYDGEDSLPPGFSVDALIACIVKKLEDSLATLADRPFLPAYRDRSLVLGHQVRVHAGSEQYVARAIAIDDEAHLVVENEHGKQKVLSSGEVSIHLEV